A segment of the Acidobacteriota bacterium genome:
CGGGCGCACGCCCCGCGCGGGCATATTGCCCTTGGCGGGCTGCTCGTCGAGCGCGGCCTCATCACCTCGGAACAGCTCGATTCGGCGGTCGCCGAACAGAAGAAGACGGGGCGTCGTCTCGGCCACGTCCTCGTGGACCAGGGCCTGGTCTCGGCGGAGGCGCTCCTTGAAGTGCTCAGCGAACAGCTCGGCGTGCCGACCGTGCGCATCAACGCGTACACGGTCAGCCTCGAGGCGATCGCGTCGCTTCCCGAAAAGGTGGCGCGGCGGCACACGGCGTTCCCGCTGCGGAAGACCGGCAGCACGCTCGTCGTCGCCCTGCCGACGCCGAAAGACCTGACCGCGCTCGACGACCTGCGCTTCGCGTCGGGTTGCGAGATCCACACCGTGCTCGCGCTCGAGGACGAGATTGTCGCGGCGCTGAACCGCTACTATCGCGATGAGTGGCTGCCGGACGCCGGCGCGGAGCAGGCGAACGCGGTCGTGCTCGATTCCCCGTCCACGCAGTTGCTCGCGCGCGACGAGGCGGCGGAACGCTCCGCGGTGGCGATGCTGGAGCGCGTGATTGCACGCGCCGCGGCCGACACCGCCAGCGACATCCATTTCGAGCCGCGCCAGGACGATTTCCACATCCGCTTCCGCGTGGACGGCGTCTTCCGGGAGGTCGCCGTGCTGCCGCTCGCGCTGGCGCCCGCCGTGGTCGCGCGCGTCAAGGTGCTGTCGGGGATGGACATCGCCGAGCACCGGCTCCCGCAGGATGGACGCTTCAGTGCGACCGTCGGCGAGCAGCGGCTCGATCTGCGCAGCTCGACCTACCCGACGGTACACGGCGAGAAGGCGGTGCTGCGCCTGCTCGACAGCGCGCGGCTGCGGCTGCTGCTCGATCGCATCGGGATGAATGGCACGACGCTCGACACGATGCGCGAGCTGATCCACCGGCCCGAGGGGATCCTGCTGATCACCGGGCCGACCGGCAGCGGGAAGACGTCCACGCTGTACGCGGCGCTCGGCGAGTTGGTACAGACCGGCAGGAACATCGTCACGATTGAAGATCCTGTCGAGTACTCGCTGCCCGGCGTCAACCAGGGGCAGACGAACGACAAGGCGGGGTTCACGTTCGCGCGCGGGCTGCGCGCGATCCTTCGACAGGACCCGGATGTCGTGATGGTC
Coding sequences within it:
- the tadA gene encoding Flp pilus assembly complex ATPase component TadA, translating into MAQPVSLGSIRETAKVRALPDRARTLTLRAVGDPHGITAVSQRAHAPRGHIALGGLLVERGLITSEQLDSAVAEQKKTGRRLGHVLVDQGLVSAEALLEVLSEQLGVPTVRINAYTVSLEAIASLPEKVARRHTAFPLRKTGSTLVVALPTPKDLTALDDLRFASGCEIHTVLALEDEIVAALNRYYRDEWLPDAGAEQANAVVLDSPSTQLLARDEAAERSAVAMLERVIARAAADTASDIHFEPRQDDFHIRFRVDGVFREVAVLPLALAPAVVARVKVLSGMDIAEHRLPQDGRFSATVGEQRLDLRSSTYPTVHGEKAVLRLLDSARLRLLLDRIGMNGTTLDTMRELIHRPEGILLITGPTGSGKTSTLYAALGELVQTGRNIVTIEDPVEYSLPGVNQGQTNDKAGFTFARGLRAILRQDPDVVMVGEIRDVETLEVAIEGSLTGHLVLSTLHTNGAVATIARLMEMGLEPYLLASSVLGIVAQRLVRRICDTCRTQVTTPAALRSMFREGEPASYFRGAGCPDCRGTGFRGRAAIFELLRITEPMCELVLGRGSGAQLNELARREGMRTLREECLSLVERGETTLEEVLRVTQERRQHARTGE